The DNA window TCGGCGGCACGTGCACCATCGAGCCGAGCTTGCCGAAGGCCTCGCGGACGCCGATGAAGCCCTGCGGCAGCTCCGGCTTGAGCAGGCCGCCGATCTTCTCGCTGATCTCGCCGTACGACTTCAGGCCCAGCGCCTTGAGCAGGCGGCGGTCGGTGCCGAAGACGTTCATGGCCAGCGGCATCGCCGAGCCCTTGACGTTCTCGAAGAGCAGGGCCGGGCCGCCCGCCTTGTTCACTCTGTCGACGATCTCCCCCACTTCGAGGTGCGGGTCCACTTCGGCCTTGATGCGCTTGAGGTCGCCCTCCCGCTCCAGAGCCCGGAGCAGCGAGCGGAGATCGTCGTAAGCCATAGGGGCAAGTATCCGTCACCAACTACCCTGGGAGGGTCACCGGGGCCCTCAGGGGGCCCGCCGCCACTGCCCGGGAGTCGGTCCCACACCGTGCTGCGCTATCTGCCGTTCCTGCTGATCATCGCGCTGACCATCTATGCCTTCATCGACTGCCTGAACACGCCCGAGGAAGAGGTCAAGCACCTGCCGAAGGTGGTCTGGGTGATCATCATCCTGCTCTTCTCCATCGTCGGGCCGGTGGTGTGGCTGTTCGCGGGCAGGAAGCGGGCCGCGGCCGGCCTCGGGCGGGCGCGCCGTGCCCAGTGGGTCGCGCCCGACGACAACCCCGAGTTCCTGAAGCGGCTGCGCGAGGAGCAGGAGAAGGGCCCGGACAAGGACGCGGACTGACTGCGGGGCGCCGGGCCGACGGCCGACGCGAGCGGTCCGGCCCCGCTACGCCGTGGCGGGGGACGCGTAGTCGCCGCGCAGCGCGGCCCGGTGGGCGCCGGTCCAGGCGGCCCAGTCGGCCGGCCGCCCGGCCAGCGCGGACTCCAGCAGCTCGAAGTGCTCGTGCCAGCCGGCCAGGCAGTCCAGCCGCTCGCTCTCGGAGCCGCCCCGCTCGTTCACGAAGCGGATCACCGTCGAGTCCGTGCCCACCGGCTCCAGGTGGAAGCGGATCCGCTCGTGTCCGGTCAGCGTGTACTCCACGACCCGCTCGACGTCCCAGGCCGTGACGTGCCCGGTGGCCACCGTTCCGGTGGGGGGCCGGCGCAGGGTGACCGCCCCGCCGAGCCGGCGCTCCAGGACCTCCGCCTCGGCCAGCCAGCCGCGCAGCCCTTCGGGCGTGGTCAGGGCCGGCCACAGCGCTTCGTAGGCGTACGGGAGGTGCGGCTCGAAGTGGATCCGCCAGCGGTCCTCGCCCCGGCTCTCGCTGGTGCCACGGCTCACAGGAGGCATGACACCAGCGTCCCACTCCTGCCGGTCAGACGCCCGCGTACGAGTGCTTGCCGCTGAGCAGGATGTTCACGCCGTAGTAGTTCCAGATCCAGCAGGCGAAGGCGAAGAGCGCCAGGTAGGCGGCCTTGCGGCCCTTCCAGCCGGCGGTGGCCCGCGCGTGCAGGTAGCAGGCGTACGCCACCCAGGTCACGAAGGACCAGACCTCCTTGGGGTCCCAGCCCCAGTAGCGGCCCCAGGCGTCGCCCGCCCAGATCGCGCCCGCGATGATCGTGAAGGTCCACAGCGGGAAGACGGCCGCGTTGACGCGGTAGGAGAACTTGTCGAGCGAGGCCGCCGAGGGCATCCGCTCCAGCACGGAGGTGGCGAACCTCCCCGGCTTGCCGCCGCCCGCGAGCTTGGACTCGTAGGAGTCGCGGAAGAGGTAGAGGACCGTTCCGGCCGCGCCGAGGTAGAACACAGCGCCGCAGAAGATCGCGGTGGAGACGTGGATCCACAGCCAGTACGAGTGCAGGGCCGGGACCAGCTGGTCGCTGTCGGTGTAGAGCCAGGTCACGGCGATGCCGAGGTCCAGCAGGACCGTGGTGACCAGGATCAGGCCGAGCCAGCGGACGTTCTTCTTCAGTGCGAGCAGCACCAGGTACGCGCCGACGGCCACCGTGGAGAAGGTGATCGAGAACTCGTACATGTTGCCCCAGGGGGCCCGCTGCACCGACATCGCGCGGGTGACGACGCCGCCCGCCTCGACGAGGAAGGCGAGCGCGGTCAGCGAGACCGCGATCCGCCCGTACAGGTCGCCCTGCTCGGTGCCGCCCGCGGCGCCGGGGCCGTCCGGCACGTCACGGGTGCCCGCGGCGGAGCGGGTGACGATCTTCGGCTTGTCGAGGACGGCGGTGGCGCCCCCCTTGCCCCGGACCTGCACGGCGGGGGCGGCCGCGCCCTTGGCGGGGGTCAGCGCGGCGGCCGTACGGGCCACCTTGCTGCGGCTGCCGAAGGTCCACTCGGCGATGTGGGCGAAGAAGGCGAGCGTGTAGACCGCCATCGACGAATAGACCAGGTAATTGCTGATCTGAGCCAGGTTCTCGTTGGCTGCGGCAGCGAGCGGCGTCATCCGCGCTCTCCTTCGGGGTTCTCTTCGACGGGTTCGGCGGGCGTCGCGGTCGGCGCCTGCGCGTGCAGCGTGGCGGCGAGGTCCGCCAGCTCCTCCGGGAGCCTGGCGGACTCGCTGCGGCCGAGGCCCGCCATCTCGACGACGGTGACGCCGTCCTCGCCGGTCACCGCGCGGACCCAGATCCGGCGGCGCTGGATGAACAGGGATCCGGCCAGGCCCGCGATGGCGGCGATGGCACCCGCGAGGGCGAGGCCGCTGCCGGGCTGGTGGGTGACGGAGAAGGTGGCCCAGCGCTCGATGCTCTCGAACGTCACGGTGCCCGCGCCGTCGGGCAGTTCCATCGACTCCCCGGGCAGCAGCATCTTGGCGAGCGGGTCGCCGTTCTCCTTCGTGAACTGCTTCATCTTGGAGGTGTTCAGCTGGTACACGTTCTGCGGCAGGCCCGAGTCCACGCCGAGGCTGCCGTGGTAGGCGTTCAGGGCGATCACCGGGAAGTTCGTGTCCGGGAACTGGGAGAGCATCGTGCCCTTGCCCTTGCCCGCGAAGGTCGGCACGAACTGGGCGGAGAAGCCGAGCTGCTCCTTCTCGCCGTTCTTGTTCCGGTAGCCGTCGGTGACCTTGATGGCGCCCGCGGACGTGAGGTTGGAGTCCTGCGGCAGCATCGGCACGGCGTCCCGGAAGACCACCTTGCCGGTGGGGTCGGTCACCGACATGACCGGCGCGTAGCCGTGGCCGAGCAGGTAGACCTTGGAGCCGTCGATGGCGAGGGGCTTGTTGACCTCGATCTCGGCCTTCGTGGGCTTGCCGTGGGAGCCCTTGCTGTAGGTGACGTACGCCTTGAAGTCGCGCGGGGTGCCCTTCTGCGGGCCGCTCTCCTCGTACGTGGCGTCGAACTTGTCCAGGGTGAAGCTGAAGGGCGGCAGGTCGTCGGCGTGGAACATGCTGCCGAACTTGAAGTCGTCGTACTGGGTGAGCGTGTTCGAGAAGCCGCCGCCGCGCAGCACGAGCTTGCCGCCCTCGGACATGAAGAGCTTGCCCCAGGCGAAGGCCACGAGCATCACGATGAGGGCGATGTGGAAGATCAGGTTCCCGGCCTCGCGCAGGTAGCCCTTCTCCGCGGCGACATGCCCGTCGCCGGCCTCGGTGCGGTAGCGGCGCCCGCCGAGCAGCGTCTTCGCGGACGCGAGGACCTCGTCCGGGGACTTCTCGGTGCGCCACGTGGTGTGCGCGGGGAGCCGGTCGAGCCGGCGCGGAGCGGCCGGCGGGCGGCCGCGCAGCTGGCCGGTGAACTGCCAGGTGCGGGGCAGGATGCAGCCGATGAGCGAGACGAAGAGCAGGATGTAGATCGCGGAGAACCAGAAGGACGTGTAGACGTCGAAGAGCTGGAGCTTCTCCGCCACGGACACCCAGGACGGGTTCTCCTTCTTCCACTCGGCGACCTTCATCAGGTCCACGGAGTTCTGCGGGATCAGGGAGCCGGGGATCGCACCGAGGGACAGCAGGAAGAGCAGGATCAACGCCACCCGCATGGAGGTGAGCTGCCGCCAGACCCAGCGGGCCCAGCCGATCACGCCGATGCCTACGGGGCCGCTGTCCTCGACGGGGGCGGTGGAGAGCTGGGAGCCGGCCGCGCCGAGCGCGGGCTCGGAGTCGGGCGACGCCTCGGTGGGCGCGTTGTCTGTCGTACTCATGTCCGTGTAGTCCTCAGATCCCCACCGTGAAGCCTTGGGTCCAGCTCTGCATGTCGCTGACGATGCTGTCCCACATTCCTGTGACGAGCAGCAGACCGGTGAGGATCAGCATGCCGCCACCGATGCGCATCACCCACGCGTAGTGCTTCTTCACCCAGCCGAACGCGCCCAGCGCCTTGCGGAAGGCAATCGCGGCGAGGATGAAGGGCAGGCCGAGGCCCAGGCAGTAGACCACGGTCAGCAGTGCCCCGCGGCCCGCGCTCGCCTGGTCGATGGAGAGGGTGTTGACGGCCGCGAGGGTCGGGCCCATGCAGGGGGTCCAGCCGACGCCGAAGAGCACGCCGAGGACGGGCGCGCCGAGGAGCCCCGCCGTGGGCTTCTTGTGGAAGCGGAACTCCCGCATCGTCAGGCCCGGGATCGCCCCCATGAAGAACAGGCCGAGGAGGATCACCAGCCCGCCCAGGACCCGGGAGATGATCTCCTTGTTCTCCTGGAGGCTCGCGCCGAAGTAGCCGAAGAGCGCGCCCGTGGACACGAAGACCGCGGTGAAGCCGGCGATGAACAGGCTCGCGCCCGCCAGCATCCGCCCGCGCCGCGCCTCGGCGAGGTCGGCGCCGCTGACGCCGGTCACGTAGGAGAGGTAGCCGGGGACGAGCGGCAGCACGCACGGCGAGAAGAAGGAGACCAGGCCCGCGAGCAGCGAGATCGGCAGGGCCAGCAGCAGCGCGCCGCTGAGGACCGTCTCGTTCACCCCGGCGACCTCGGCGGCGAGGACGTAGTCGACCACGAGGTCACTGCTCCGCGAGGAGCGGGTCGATCATCGAGCGGAGCGTTTCCTCGCTGATGGGGACCAGGGCGCGGGACGCGATCCGGCCCTCCTTGTCGAGGACGATCGTGGACGGGATGGCCTGCGGGTTGAGGGTGCCCTTGGGGAAGCGGAGCATCAGCTTGCCGGCGGGGTCGTAGAGGCTCGGGTAGGTGATCCCGTAGTCCGTCTCGAAGGCCTTCGCGCTCTGCGTGCTGTTGTCGCGGGTGTTGATGCCGACGAACGCGACGTCCTTGCCCGCGTCGGCGAACTCCTTGGACACCTTCGCGAAGGCCGGGGCTTCGGCCCGGCACGGCGGGCACCAGGAGCCCCACACGTTGAGGACGACGATCTTGCCCTTGAGGGTGGTGGTGTCGAGGACCTCCCCGTCGAGGGTCTGCCCGTCGAGCTTGGGTGCCTCGGTGCGCTCCCCCTTGGCCGCGGTGGAGACGCCGGCCTTGCCCGTGACGTAGTTCCCGCCGGCGCTGCCGGAGGGCTTGCCGCCGCCGTCCGCGGCGTCGCAGGCCGTCAGGGTCACGACGCCCGCGACGGTCACCGCGGTCAGCAGGAGGGCGCGGCGGCCGCCGGTCGAGCGGCGGCGGGGGGCGCGGCTAAGGCTCATGTGAAAAGTTTCGCATGGGCGATATGCGGATCTACCGCACCCCCCGAGGGGCCGTGAAGGTGCTGGTCAGGCGGCGAGGTACGCGGCCCAGCCGACGCCGGGCGACTGGCCGGGGCCGAGGGCGCGGAGCTTGGCGAGCACCTCGGGGTCCTGGACGTCCAGCCAGTCGGTGAACTGGCGGAAGGATACGAGTCGTACGTCCCTTTTGTCCGCCATGCCCTTGAGGGCTTCCTCCACGGCGTCCATGTAGATGCCGCCGTTCCACTCCTCGAAGTGGTTGCCGATGAACAGCGGCGCGCGGTTGGTCTCGTAGGCCCGCCGGAAGCCGCCGAGGTAGGTGGCGGTGGCCTGGGCCCGCCAGCCCGGGTAGTGGGCGGGGACGCCCCTGGTCGTGCTCTTCGACTGGTTGGCGAGGATGTTGTAGTCCATCGACAGCACCTCGAAGGAGTGCCCGGGGAAGGGCAGGGACTGCAGCGGCAGGTCCCAGAGGCCCCCCTTCTTCACGGGCCAGACCTGGAGGCCGCCGGGTGAGCTGGAGTCGTAGCGCCAGCCCAGCCTGCGGGCGGTCGGCAGCAGGTTGTCCCGGCCGAGCAGGCACGGGGTGCGGCCGCCGGCCAGTTCCTCGCGGTAGTCGAAGGGCAGGGGGTCGACGTCGGTGAAGCCGGTGTTCGTGCGCCAGTTGGTGACGAAGGACACGGCCTGGTCGATCTCGCTCTGCCAGTCGTCCGGGGTCCACTTGGCGACCGAGCCGGATCCGCCGCAGAAGTGGCCGTTGAAGTGGGTGCCTATCTCGTGCCCGTCGAGCCAGGCCTCGCGGACGTACTGGAGGGTGGCGCGGACGTTCTCGTCCTTGAGGTAGCCGATGTCGGAGGCTCCCACGGGGTTGTTCGGGGGCCGGTAGAGGCTCCGCTTCGACTCGGGCAGGAGGTAGATGCCGGAGAGGAAGAAGGTCATGCCCGCGCCGTGGTCCTTGGCGAGCTTGAGGAAGCGCGGGAAGAGGCCGTTGCCGATCTCACCCGCGCCGTCCCAGCTGAACACGACGAACTGCGGCGGGGTCTCGCCCGGCTGCAGGGGCACGGGCTCGTCCGGCTGGTGGGGCTGCGGGCCGGTGTCGGCGGTGGAGCCGTCACCGATCGGCCTGGCCGGGGCCCGGCCGGCGGCGGTGGGCAGCGGGCCCGGCTTGCCCGGCCCGGATCCGCCACCGCCGCAGCCCGCGATGCCCGCGGCCGCGGCGCCCAGTCCGAGCCCCAGCACTCCCCTTCGACTGAAGTCGCGCATGTCACCGTCCCGTCGTCAGCCCCAAAGCCCCATGTTCCGTTATATAAACGGACAATTAGCCTGAATTTGCATGCTGACACGGTGATTCCCGCGCGACTTTGTATTTATTTAGGTAAATCCGTAACGGATCGTCACAGAATGTGGATCACCGACGGGCGTGGATCACGGGCGGGTGTCCACAGGCTGTGGATCAGGCTCCGAAGGCCTTGGACTTCCCCTTCACCGGCTTGGCCCCGGCGAGCAGGTGCGCCGGCACCAGGTCCCGGGCCGGCTCGCTGTAGCCCACCGACACCAGCTGGTCGCCCTGGTACGTGAAGGAGGTCATGGAGGCCAGCGTGCACTGGCGGCGGCGCGGGTCGTGCCACAGCCGGCGCTTCTCCGCGAAGCTGCGCACGATCCAGATCGGCAGCTGGTGGCTGACCGCCACCGCCTCGTGGCCGCGGGCCGCGTCGCGCGCCGCCTCCAGCGCGCTCGTCATCCGGACCACCTGCTCGACGTACGGCTCGCCCCAGGAGGGCTTGAACGGGTTCGTCAGGTGCTTCCAGTTGCCGGGCCTGCGCAGCGCGCCGTCGCCGACGCCGAAGGTCTTGCCCTCGAAGACGTTCTCCGCCTCCAGCAGGCGCCGGTCCGTGGCCAGGTCCAGGCCGTGGCTCTTGGCGATCGGCGCCGCCGTCTCCTGCGCCCGCTCCAGCGGGGAGGACACCACGTAGGTGATGTCCCGGCTCTCCAGGTGCTCCGCGACCCGGTCCGCCATCCGGCGGCCCAGCTCGGACAGGTGGTAGCCGTCCCGGCGCCCGTACAGGACCCCGTCCGGGTTGTGCACCTCGCCGTGGCGCACCAGGTGGACGACCGTGATCTCGCTGCTGCTCATGCGGTGGCCTCCGCGGCGGCCCGGGCCGCGGCCGGCAGCGCCGCCGCGATCCGCTCGACCGCCCGCTCGTCGTGGGCGGTGGACACGAACCAGGACTCGAAGGCGGACGGCGGCAGGTAGACGCCCTGCGCCAGCATCGAGTGGAAGAAGCCGTTGAAGCGGAAGGACTCCTGCTTCTTGGCGTCGTCGTAGTCGCGCACCTCGTCCTCGGTGAAGAAGACGGAGAACATGTTGGACGCGGTCTGCACCCGGTGCGCCACGCCCTCCTTGCCCAGCGCCGCGGTCACCAGCCCCTGGATCTCCTTCGAGACCGCGTCGACCTTCTCGTAGGCCGCGTCGTCCAGCAGGCGCAGCTGCGCGAGGCCGGCGGCGGTGGCGATCGGGTTGCCGGACAGGGTGCCCGCCTGGTAGACCGGCCCGGCCGGGGCCAGGTGGCCCATGACGTCGGCGCGGCCGCCGAAGGCCGCGGCCGGGAAGCCGCCGCCCATGACCTTGCCGAAGGTCATCAGGTCGGGCTTGACCCCGTCCACGCCGTACCAGCCGGCGCGGGAGGTCCGGAAGCCGGTCATGACCTCGTCGGAGATGTACAGGGCGCCGTTCTCGCGGCAGAGGTCGGCGAGCCCCTGGTTGAAGCCCTCGGCCGGGGTCACGACGCCCATGTTGCCGGGCGCGGCCTCGGTGATCACGCAGGCGATCTCGCCGGGGTGTGCGGCGAAGGCGGCACGGACCGCCTCCAGGTCGTTGTAGGGCAGCACGATCGTGTCGCCGGCCTGCGCGCCCGTCACCCCGGGGGTGTCCGGCAGCGCGAAGGTCGCGAGCCCGGAGCCGGCGGCGGCCAGCAGCGCGTCCACGTGGCCGTGGTAGCAGCCGGCGAACTTCACGACCTTGGCCCGGCCGGTGAACCCGCGCGCCAGCCGGATCGCCGACATCGTGGCCTCCGTACCGGAGGAGACGAGCCTCACCTGCTCGACGGGGGCGACGCGGGCGACGATCTCCTCGGCCAGCGCGACCTCGCCCTCGCCGGGCGTGCCGAAGGAGGTGCCGCGGGCGACGGCCGCCTGGACGGCCTCGATCACCTCGGGGTGGGAATGGCCGAGGATCATCGGGCCCCACGAGCACACGAGGTCGACGTACTCCCGGCCGTCGGCGTCGGTGAGGTACGGACCGGTGCCGGACACCATGAACCGGGGCGTACCGCCCACGGCGCGGAAGGCGCGCACCGGAGAGTTCACGCCGCCGGGGGTCACGAGGGAGGCGCGCTCGAAGAGCGTCTGCGAAACTGGGGCTTCATACGGGTACGGGTAGCTCACACCAGCCATGGTCTCAGAGGCCGCGACAGACTTGCGGGCGGGCGTTTCACCGCGCCGCCGCGGGGGAGGTCACTGCCATGATGATCAGGCTGCGTGGCGGGGGCCGCGGGGCCGGGGCAAGCAAGACCAGTCGGGTGGAGATATGCAACGCGGTGGTGGACCGGGCGAGGGTACGGACGGCCTCGACCCGCAGCGCGCCCGCGAGGCCCGCGAAGCCCGCCGCCGGGGCAAGCACCGCCGGCGCGCCACCGAGGCGGCCGACGCCGTCCCGGAACCGCCGGAAGTGCCGGACGGCCTGCCCAGGGGACGCGGCATGGGTGTGACATACAAATACTTCGGCGCCCCCGACGGCGCGACGGCGGCCCGCGTCCCGGTCACGATGCGCCCCGAGGAGCTCGGCGGCGACGAGCTCGGCATGGGCGGCCTGTTCACCAAGATCAAGCCGGAGACGGTGGCCGCGATGGTCCTGACCGGCATCGAGGGCATACCCCTGCACAAGGTGCCCCCGCTGGAGCTGGTCGTCCTCCACCCCGACTACGCGGTGGTCAAGCTCCCCATGACCGTGGTGGACCCGCTGCGCGGCATCGGCGAGGAATCGGTGGGCGCGGCCGCGTTCATCTGGTCCACCGTCCCGGACCGCGGCGGTCCGCGCGACGCGTTCAACGTCTACCAGCTCCTGCACGAGTGGCAGGACTTCTCCCACCGCCTCCACGAGGCGGGCCACCAGCCCTACTGCCTGGTCTGGCCCTGACCCCGTCCGGTGGCCCACCCGCCGTCCGTGGCGGCGGGGGGGGTCCGCCGAGCCGGCGCGGGAGCGCCCGGCGGCCGTCGGGGAGCGCGCCCGCCGCCGGGCGGAACACGGCGGGGCCCCTTCGGGGCACGCGGGCGGTGACCGCGGCCCCTGCGCGCGGCCGGACCCGCACGGCACCCTGGCCTGCGGATCCGGCGCGCGGACGACCTAGTCGATATCCGGCCATCTTTCCGGCTCGGCCAACTATTGCCCCGCGGCCTGGAGTTCACCGGTGTGGGGCCGCCGGCATGAGAACGTACGGTCGAGGGTCGGTCCTCTGAGCGAGCTCAGGACTGCCGATTTCCGGACGGTTCCGGAAAGGCGCCCTTTGTCGTGGCGCACGACCTGACCGAGGATGTCTGTTCCGCTTCGGGTCACCTGAGGTCGCTCAGTACACCGCTCACGTTGAGCACCTCATGGCACTCCTGCGCCTGACGACCGGTGGCAGGGGTGCCCGGCTTCGCACAGGTCACCTGGACGGTCACAGTCTGGCTCTCGGTGATGCTGATGGGGGTGACCCAGTGGTAGTCCTGGTTGCGGAACGTCTCCAGCGCGATCGTCGTGATCTTGCGGTCGCCGAAGCTGATGGTCACCACCCCTTCGTCGCCCTGGAAGTTGGCGACGACGATGTCCGTGATCCCGAAGGCCTTGCCCGCGGGCACCGTGTAGGCGCCCGTCTTGGTCTGGCCGCCGCCGGTCTGCAGGTCGATGGTGGCCGAGCTCTGCTGCCCTCCGGCGACGCCGCCGGATCCGGCCCCGGCCCCGGCTCCCGCACCGCCCCCGCCCGTCCCCGGCTGGGGGCTCTTGCCGCCGCCCCCCGGCTGGTTGGCGCCGCCGGCCCCCGGGGCCTGCGCGTTCTCGTCCGCCCCGGCCGGCGTCGGCCGGTTCTGGACGGCCTGGTCGGCGGCCTCCTTGGCCGTGCTGCGCACGGCCGGGCGCACCAGCATGAACCAGGCGAGCAGCAGGGCGAGCAGCGCGGCCAGTACCGCGAGCAGCCAGGTCGGGAAGATCGGGATCTGGACGAACTCCACCTCCAGCGGGGCCCGTACGGGGTCCGGCTCGGCACGCTCCGCGGCGTCCTCGCCGTCACCCTCCGCCGCGTCGGCCACCTCCACGGTGAACGGCCAGGTCACGGGGGACCCGAACCACACGGGAGCGCCGGTGCGGACCCGCAGCACGACCTCCGCCGACTCTCCCGGCTCCAGCGCCAGTGCCGCGGGCCGGAAGTCGAACTTCAGCTCCTCGCCCGGCTGCGCGGGCGTGAACCCGAGCCGTACGGGGGCGTTGCCCTCGTTGCGCACGGCCAGTCGGTAGCGCCCGCGGAGCCAGCCGCGGCGGCGTTTGGGAGCGCTCTCTGCCCGGAGCTCCCGGAACTCCTCGATGTGCACCGTGGTCTCGGGCACCCGCACGGACTCGGGCTGCTCGGTGGGCAGCACGCGCACGGCGAGCGGTACGTCACCCGCCCGCACCTGCGAGGAACGCGGCGGCTCCAGGCGGATCGTCACCGTTTCCGAGGTGCCGGGGTAGAGGGAGACGCGCTCGGGCGCCACCGTGGTCCACGCAGCGCAGTCGCCGACGACCTCCAGGCGGTACGCCTCGACGATGTCGCTGTCGTTGCGGACGGTCAGGGTGGTGGATGCGGTACCACCGGGCGTCACCGACACCGGCGGGATGTCGAGGTCGGTCGCGCCAGGGCTGGAAGAGGCTGCTGGGGATATCACCCCTCGACGCTAGAGCGGTGCCGCGGCCGCCTCCAAGCGGCGCGGGGGCAACGCTCCGGGCAGCCCCGATGCCCCCACGGACGCCCCTCAACTCCTTTCACCGCTCCACGTGTTGACCGCACCTCCCCCTTCGTGTCCCGACATACGCACCCGGAACAGGTATGCCATGCCCCAGCCTGACAACAACGGACCCGCCCCCTCGTACGGCGCCGGCCAACGGGTCACCGTGGCCGTGTACGCGTCGGACCCGATCCTGCGCGTCGGGGTCGTCCACCAGCTGCGCCAGCGACCGGAGATCGAGCTCGTCGACCACGCCGACGCCGACTACGCGCAGGTGTCGCTCGTGACCGTGGACAGCGTGGACGACGAGACGGCCGCGCTGCTGTACCGGCTGCGGCACAACTCCGGTACCCGCACCGGCCTCGTGGTCGGCACGTTCGCGTCCGGGGACGCGCTCCAGCGCGCCATCGAGTGCGGGGTCACCGCGGTCCTGCGGCGCGCCGAGGCGGACCAGGACCGGCTCCTGCGGCTGGTCCTGGCGATAGCGAACGGCGAGGGCGTACTGCCCGGCGACCTGCTCGCCAAGCTCCTCGACCACGTCGGCAGCCTGCAGCGTTCGGCGCTCGACCCGCGCGCGGTGTCCCTGTCCACGCTGACCCCGCGCGAAGCGGACATGCTGCGCCTGGTGTCGGAGGGCATGGACACCGCCGAGATCGCGCGCAAGACCTCGTACTCCGAACGGACCGTCAAGAACGTGCTGCACGAGGTCATCACGCGCCTGCAACTGCGCAACCGCACCCACGCGGTCGGCTACGCCCTGCGCAACGGGCTGATCTGACCGCACGTCGCCGTCCCGGCAGGCGCTCCCGCCCGCCGACGGGCAAGCGGGCCGTCCCCGCCGCTGCCCGAAAGCGCACCCGCCGCTTCCCCCGGGTCCGGCCCCGCGGCCCTGCCGGTCCGCGCCGGCGGGCCCGCAGGGTGGCGGGGTCATACGTAGATGCTGCACCCGACGGTGAGGTGGACCCTTGATGGGCACGGGTGGATCCGGCGGCCGGCGACCCCGCTGGGGGAGAGTCGGCGCGTCGCTGCTGCTGGTGATCCCCTTGCTCGCGGTGACGGCGGCCACCGGCCCCGGCGACGCCGAGGCGCGCACCGCCGCGGCCGACGCCGGCGACAGCCGCGTCGCGTACGCCGGTACGCGCCACCGCAGTCTGGGCCGGGTGGCGACGGGCACGTCCAGCACCCCCCTGTTCGGCGAGGGACCCGCGCACCAGGACCTCCAGCCCGCCGCGCTGGGCGACCGGCTGGTCTTCGCCAGCCGCCGCGACGAGCGCAACCCGCAGGTCTACCTGCGGTCCGCGGACGGCTCGGTACGCCGCCTGACCAGCGGTCTGGACGCGGCGCACCCCCGGCTGACCCCGGACGGCCGGGCGGTCGTCTTCGACTCGGCGCCGCCCGCCGGGACCGGGGGCAACCAGCGCGACCTGTGGCTGGTGCGCACCGACGGCACCGGCCTGACCCGGCTGACCGACACCCCCGCGAACGAGGAGGACCCCACCGTCTCGCCGGACGGCGGACGCCTGGCGTACTCCAGCGACGAGGACCGGGCCGCCGGACGGCAGGTCTACGTACGTCCCCTGCGGGGCGGCGCCGCGACCCGGGTCACCGACCCCGCGGGCGGCACGGCCACCGAGCCGGTGTGGAACCCGGTGGACGACGCGGCGAACCGGAACCTGATCGCCTACACCGCCACCGGACCCGCCGGACCTCGCCTGCGGTGGACCGACGGGCGCGCCGACGGGCCGCTCCTGGCGGGCGCCCAGGCCGACTGGCGTACGCACGGGGCAGCCTGGCTGCCCGACGGGGACGGGCTGCTCTTCCTCAGCCCGGACCGCACCTGCGACTGCAAGGGCGACTGGGACCACGTCTTCCGGGTGCCCGCGCACTCCGAGCAGACGCCCCAGCTGGTGCTCAGCGAGGACCGCGAGGTCGGCTCGCCGACCTGGCTCGGCCCGCTCGAGGGCGGCGGCACCGTGGTCGAGCGGACCTCGGCGGCCGGTCCGCGCGTGGTAACCCTGCAGGACGCCCGGATGGACGGATCCGACCCCCGCGACCTGGGCCTGGCCATCCTCGAGGAGGACCCGGCGGCCGACACCAACACCGACCCGGCCAAGGACCCGCTCTTCCAGCCCGCCCCCGGGTACGACCCGTGGACCGAGCGGCAGAACTACACGCCCGACGGGCGCAGGATCGTACTGACCCGCTTCGAGGGCACGTCCGCGGGCCGGATCGAACGGATCTGGATC is part of the Streptomyces subrutilus genome and encodes:
- a CDS encoding PLD nuclease N-terminal domain-containing protein; the encoded protein is MLRYLPFLLIIALTIYAFIDCLNTPEEEVKHLPKVVWVIIILLFSIVGPVVWLFAGRKRAAAGLGRARRAQWVAPDDNPEFLKRLREEQEKGPDKDAD
- a CDS encoding SRPBCC domain-containing protein encodes the protein MPPVSRGTSESRGEDRWRIHFEPHLPYAYEALWPALTTPEGLRGWLAEAEVLERRLGGAVTLRRPPTGTVATGHVTAWDVERVVEYTLTGHERIRFHLEPVGTDSTVIRFVNERGGSESERLDCLAGWHEHFELLESALAGRPADWAAWTGAHRAALRGDYASPATA
- the ccsB gene encoding c-type cytochrome biogenesis protein CcsB, whose protein sequence is MTPLAAAANENLAQISNYLVYSSMAVYTLAFFAHIAEWTFGSRSKVARTAAALTPAKGAAAPAVQVRGKGGATAVLDKPKIVTRSAAGTRDVPDGPGAAGGTEQGDLYGRIAVSLTALAFLVEAGGVVTRAMSVQRAPWGNMYEFSITFSTVAVGAYLVLLALKKNVRWLGLILVTTVLLDLGIAVTWLYTDSDQLVPALHSYWLWIHVSTAIFCGAVFYLGAAGTVLYLFRDSYESKLAGGGKPGRFATSVLERMPSAASLDKFSYRVNAAVFPLWTFTIIAGAIWAGDAWGRYWGWDPKEVWSFVTWVAYACYLHARATAGWKGRKAAYLALFAFACWIWNYYGVNILLSGKHSYAGV
- the resB gene encoding cytochrome c biogenesis protein ResB, with the protein product MSTTDNAPTEASPDSEPALGAAGSQLSTAPVEDSGPVGIGVIGWARWVWRQLTSMRVALILLFLLSLGAIPGSLIPQNSVDLMKVAEWKKENPSWVSVAEKLQLFDVYTSFWFSAIYILLFVSLIGCILPRTWQFTGQLRGRPPAAPRRLDRLPAHTTWRTEKSPDEVLASAKTLLGGRRYRTEAGDGHVAAEKGYLREAGNLIFHIALIVMLVAFAWGKLFMSEGGKLVLRGGGFSNTLTQYDDFKFGSMFHADDLPPFSFTLDKFDATYEESGPQKGTPRDFKAYVTYSKGSHGKPTKAEIEVNKPLAIDGSKVYLLGHGYAPVMSVTDPTGKVVFRDAVPMLPQDSNLTSAGAIKVTDGYRNKNGEKEQLGFSAQFVPTFAGKGKGTMLSQFPDTNFPVIALNAYHGSLGVDSGLPQNVYQLNTSKMKQFTKENGDPLAKMLLPGESMELPDGAGTVTFESIERWATFSVTHQPGSGLALAGAIAAIAGLAGSLFIQRRRIWVRAVTGEDGVTVVEMAGLGRSESARLPEELADLAATLHAQAPTATPAEPVEENPEGERG
- a CDS encoding cytochrome c biogenesis CcdA family protein → MVDYVLAAEVAGVNETVLSGALLLALPISLLAGLVSFFSPCVLPLVPGYLSYVTGVSGADLAEARRGRMLAGASLFIAGFTAVFVSTGALFGYFGASLQENKEIISRVLGGLVILLGLFFMGAIPGLTMREFRFHKKPTAGLLGAPVLGVLFGVGWTPCMGPTLAAVNTLSIDQASAGRGALLTVVYCLGLGLPFILAAIAFRKALGAFGWVKKHYAWVMRIGGGMLILTGLLLVTGMWDSIVSDMQSWTQGFTVGI
- a CDS encoding TlpA family protein disulfide reductase codes for the protein MSLSRAPRRRSTGGRRALLLTAVTVAGVVTLTACDAADGGGKPSGSAGGNYVTGKAGVSTAAKGERTEAPKLDGQTLDGEVLDTTTLKGKIVVLNVWGSWCPPCRAEAPAFAKVSKEFADAGKDVAFVGINTRDNSTQSAKAFETDYGITYPSLYDPAGKLMLRFPKGTLNPQAIPSTIVLDKEGRIASRALVPISEETLRSMIDPLLAEQ
- a CDS encoding histidine phosphatase family protein; protein product: MSSSEITVVHLVRHGEVHNPDGVLYGRRDGYHLSELGRRMADRVAEHLESRDITYVVSSPLERAQETAAPIAKSHGLDLATDRRLLEAENVFEGKTFGVGDGALRRPGNWKHLTNPFKPSWGEPYVEQVVRMTSALEAARDAARGHEAVAVSHQLPIWIVRSFAEKRRLWHDPRRRQCTLASMTSFTYQGDQLVSVGYSEPARDLVPAHLLAGAKPVKGKSKAFGA